A genomic stretch from Methylorubrum extorquens includes:
- the guaB gene encoding inosine monophosphate dehydrogenase (Evidence 2a : Function from experimental evidences in other organisms; PubMedId : 2860637; Product type e : enzyme): MARISADSIIEGLTFDDVLLRPAASSVMPGEVDIASRLTRTIRLNMPIIASAMDTVTEAPMAIAMAQNGGLGVIHRNLEPAEQAEQVRLVKKYESGMVLNPITIHPDETLADAFEVMKRNRISGIPVVERGPNGSRGKLVGILTNRDVRFATNAGQPVAELMTRDRLITVREGVTQDEAKRLLHQFRIEKLLVVDDHYRCIGLITVKDIEKQVTYPNAVKDEQGRLRVAAATTTGDAGFERAERLIDAGCDVVVVDTAHGHSRKVLDSVARVKQLSNAVQIIAGNVATAEGARALIDAGADAIKVGIGPGSICTTRIVAGVGVPQLTALMEAVEAAHGADVPVIADGGIKFSGDLAKAIAAGASVAMLGSLLAGTDEAPGEVFLYQGRSYKSYRGMGSVGAMARGSADRYFQAEVNDTHKLVPEGIEGQVPYKGPVAAVLHQLAGGLRAAMGYVGAPTVPEFQERAQFVRITNAGLRESHVHDVTITRESPNYPSR; encoded by the coding sequence ATGGCCCGTATCAGCGCTGACTCGATCATCGAGGGCCTGACCTTCGACGACGTGCTGCTGCGCCCCGCCGCCTCTTCGGTGATGCCGGGCGAGGTCGATATCGCCAGCCGCCTCACCCGCACGATCCGGCTCAACATGCCGATCATCGCCTCGGCGATGGACACCGTGACCGAGGCGCCGATGGCCATCGCCATGGCGCAGAACGGCGGTCTCGGCGTGATCCATCGCAATCTCGAGCCGGCCGAGCAGGCCGAGCAGGTCCGCCTCGTCAAGAAGTACGAGTCGGGCATGGTGCTCAACCCGATCACCATCCACCCCGACGAGACCCTCGCCGACGCCTTCGAGGTGATGAAGCGGAACCGGATCTCCGGCATCCCGGTGGTCGAGCGCGGCCCCAACGGCTCGCGCGGCAAGCTCGTCGGCATCCTGACCAACCGCGACGTGCGCTTCGCGACCAATGCCGGCCAGCCCGTGGCCGAGCTCATGACCCGCGACCGGCTCATCACCGTGCGCGAGGGCGTGACGCAGGACGAGGCCAAGCGGCTGCTGCACCAATTTCGCATCGAGAAGCTGCTCGTGGTCGATGACCACTACCGCTGCATCGGCCTCATCACCGTCAAGGACATCGAGAAGCAGGTCACCTATCCCAACGCCGTCAAGGACGAGCAGGGCCGGCTGCGGGTCGCGGCGGCGACCACCACGGGTGATGCCGGCTTCGAGCGGGCCGAGCGCCTGATCGATGCGGGCTGCGACGTCGTCGTGGTCGATACCGCCCACGGCCATTCCCGCAAGGTGCTCGACAGCGTCGCCCGGGTGAAGCAGCTCTCCAACGCCGTGCAGATCATCGCCGGCAACGTCGCCACCGCCGAGGGCGCCCGCGCCCTGATCGATGCGGGTGCCGACGCGATCAAGGTCGGCATCGGACCGGGCTCGATCTGCACCACCCGCATCGTCGCCGGCGTCGGCGTGCCCCAGCTCACGGCGCTCATGGAAGCGGTCGAGGCGGCGCACGGCGCCGACGTGCCGGTGATCGCCGATGGCGGCATCAAGTTCTCGGGCGATCTCGCCAAGGCGATCGCGGCCGGTGCCTCGGTGGCGATGCTGGGCTCGCTGCTGGCGGGCACCGACGAGGCGCCGGGCGAGGTGTTCCTCTACCAGGGCCGCTCCTACAAGAGCTACCGCGGCATGGGTTCGGTCGGCGCGATGGCGCGCGGCTCGGCCGACCGCTACTTCCAGGCCGAGGTCAACGACACCCACAAGCTCGTGCCCGAGGGGATCGAGGGGCAGGTGCCCTACAAGGGTCCGGTCGCGGCGGTGCTGCACCAGCTCGCCGGGGGCCTGCGCGCGGCGATGGGCTATGTCGGCGCCCCGACGGTGCCGGAGTTCCAGGAGCGGGCGCAGTTCGTGCGCATCACCAATGCCGGCCTGCGCGAGAGCCACGTCCACGACGTGACGATCACCCGCGAGAGCCCGAACTATCCCAGCCGCTGA
- a CDS encoding protein of unknown function (Evidence 5 : Unknown function), with protein MRPARLSRPRLIFIKMPNPGLPYVCCLAETDHGAHPFSGPDGSTGPRRRRHALRAGLPGMSNPDREPDLALSVSHETPDAPPCPERRRSVIGRLVRHAECSAARFANGTARPRHQRLG; from the coding sequence TTGCGGCCGGCGAGACTTTCACGGCCGAGATTGATCTTTATTAAAATGCCAAACCCTGGATTGCCCTACGTTTGTTGTCTCGCGGAGACCGACCATGGGGCGCATCCGTTCTCCGGACCCGACGGCAGCACAGGACCGCGCCGTCGCCGCCACGCTCTGCGTGCTGGTCTTCCTGGAATGTCTAACCCTGATCGCGAGCCTGATCTGGCTCTAAGTGTCTCTCACGAGACGCCCGATGCGCCGCCGTGCCCGGAACGGAGACGATCAGTGATCGGGCGTCTCGTGAGGCACGCTGAATGCAGCGCCGCGCGATTCGCGAACGGAACCGCGCGGCCCCGTCATCAGCGGCTGGGATAG
- a CDS encoding conserved protein of unknown function (Evidence 4 : Unknown function but conserved in other organisms), translating to MGRIRSPDPTAAQDRAVAATLCVLVFLECLTLIASLIWL from the coding sequence ATGGGGCGCATCCGTTCTCCGGACCCGACGGCAGCACAGGACCGCGCCGTCGCCGCCACGCTCTGCGTGCTGGTCTTCCTGGAATGTCTAACCCTGATCGCGAGCCTGATCTGGCTCTAA
- a CDS encoding protein of unknown function; putative exported protein (Evidence 5 : Unknown function), whose translation MRLSPVTAAMLATLLGGPLAAADRAPFETVRGWTVERRGSETGSPACRMTHTEKDAQGELAGVVIVSIDRGGLTLAVADRNWDFSAGDRFSVPMLLDGKPAGATLIWTGDGQILRTALPETIVPALLDARTLSLRFADGDKPLVAPDFAAAVAALRRCAAAPSKGPAVAAAPPLPPRARMATYTVGLALQGVLRSCSVTATDAQRAAVDTKMSALQPEMAPYEAAMRAQVTQSRGFACPTADKDAEFQEALRRFITLSPDEFATVIDQQAEAAPAVSTVKP comes from the coding sequence GTGCGCCTCTCACCCGTCACGGCAGCGATGCTGGCGACGCTCCTCGGCGGCCCGCTCGCCGCCGCGGACCGCGCGCCGTTCGAGACCGTGCGCGGATGGACGGTGGAGCGCCGCGGCAGCGAAACCGGTTCCCCCGCCTGCCGGATGACCCACACCGAGAAGGACGCGCAGGGCGAACTTGCCGGCGTCGTGATCGTCTCGATCGATCGGGGCGGTCTCACCCTAGCGGTCGCCGACCGGAACTGGGACTTCTCGGCGGGCGACCGGTTCAGCGTGCCGATGCTGCTCGATGGGAAGCCGGCCGGCGCGACGCTGATCTGGACCGGTGATGGCCAGATCCTGCGCACGGCGCTTCCGGAGACGATCGTACCGGCCCTGCTGGACGCGCGGACGCTGTCCCTGCGGTTCGCGGACGGCGATAAGCCGCTCGTGGCGCCCGATTTCGCCGCCGCTGTCGCCGCCCTGCGACGCTGCGCCGCGGCCCCTTCCAAGGGGCCAGCGGTCGCCGCCGCACCGCCGCTGCCGCCTCGGGCACGGATGGCCACCTATACGGTGGGGCTGGCCCTGCAGGGGGTACTGCGGTCATGCAGCGTGACGGCAACTGATGCGCAGCGCGCCGCCGTCGATACGAAGATGTCCGCGCTCCAGCCGGAAATGGCGCCCTACGAGGCGGCGATGCGGGCGCAGGTCACGCAGTCCCGCGGCTTTGCCTGCCCCACCGCCGACAAGGATGCGGAGTTTCAGGAGGCTTTGCGCCGGTTCATCACCTTGAGTCCGGACGAGTTCGCGACGGTGATCGACCAGCAAGCGGAAGCCGCCCCGGCGGTCTCGACCGTGAAACCGTAG
- a CDS encoding exported protein of unknown function (Evidence 5 : Unknown function), which translates to MRTLPTLAVLAAGLLPALFAQPVSAAERQPFEVVKGWEIERTVGDTSANPCIMTHAYEDKDDNNAANAVVFALRDSSAVMVLVYQGWDFDKEQSVKVPLFLDKKPIKVKTTWIGDGKTLRTQLPDSVVPDLLAAKTVILRFEDSDADFRIPDFAAGYESLRRCDATPAKPAAVAAPQAAPVGPPAPSQQRIAAYVIGVSVQRVLKDCDVPSTGKQRAGVEARMAALQPEMAPLEAQVRSELKRNGESCPAADKQADFQEILRKFVELSPEELVAALEKQPAPEKSPNTPSDSKL; encoded by the coding sequence ATGCGCACCCTGCCGACCCTCGCCGTCCTGGCAGCCGGACTACTTCCCGCCCTCTTCGCACAACCCGTCTCGGCCGCGGAACGCCAGCCGTTCGAAGTCGTGAAGGGTTGGGAAATCGAGCGGACGGTCGGCGATACCAGTGCCAATCCTTGCATCATGACCCACGCCTACGAGGACAAGGACGACAACAACGCTGCCAATGCCGTCGTCTTCGCTCTTCGGGATTCCTCGGCCGTGATGGTGCTGGTCTATCAGGGCTGGGACTTCGACAAGGAGCAGTCGGTCAAGGTGCCGCTGTTCCTCGACAAGAAGCCGATCAAGGTGAAGACGACCTGGATCGGCGACGGGAAGACCCTGCGCACCCAGCTGCCGGACAGCGTCGTTCCCGATCTGCTCGCGGCCAAGACCGTGATCCTGCGCTTCGAGGACAGCGACGCCGATTTCCGGATTCCGGATTTCGCGGCGGGCTACGAGTCCCTGCGGCGCTGCGATGCCACGCCGGCCAAACCCGCCGCGGTTGCGGCACCGCAGGCTGCCCCCGTCGGGCCCCCCGCGCCGTCGCAGCAGCGAATCGCGGCCTACGTGATCGGGGTGTCCGTGCAGCGCGTGCTGAAGGATTGCGACGTCCCCTCCACCGGCAAGCAGCGCGCCGGGGTCGAAGCGAGGATGGCCGCGCTCCAGCCGGAGATGGCGCCGCTCGAAGCGCAGGTGCGGAGCGAATTGAAGCGCAACGGCGAGTCCTGCCCCGCGGCGGACAAGCAGGCGGACTTCCAGGAGATCCTGCGGAAGTTCGTCGAGCTGAGCCCCGAAGAGTTGGTAGCCGCCCTGGAAAAGCAGCCCGCGCCGGAGAAGAGCCCGAACACCCCGTCCGATTCGAAGCTGTAA
- a CDS encoding conserved protein of unknown function, putative domain: Ketopantoate reductase ApbA/PanE (Evidence 4 : Unknown function but conserved in other organisms), translating into MRILVVGAGATGGYFGARLVEAGRDVTFLVRPARAEKLAARGLSVRSPVGDIRIDAPKTVTADALAGAGPFDLVLLSAKAYDLDSVVADVAPAVGPGTAVLPILNGLRHLDVLDQAFGADRVLGGSCAIVATLTGDGEIRQMTDLHTLTYGERDGTRSERIARIEAQMEGVRFQPRASDKILLEMWEKWVFLATLAGSTTLMRSALGDIVAAPGGRAFIEALHDECQAVAGANGNAAREKVFAGARKMLTAEGSAMTASMLRDIEGGARIEADHIIGDLIARGRSKGVETPVLARVLTHLKAYEHRRAREAA; encoded by the coding sequence ATGCGGATTCTCGTGGTCGGAGCCGGCGCGACGGGCGGCTATTTCGGGGCGCGGCTCGTGGAGGCCGGGCGGGACGTGACGTTTCTGGTGCGCCCGGCGCGCGCGGAAAAGCTGGCGGCGCGGGGCCTCTCGGTCCGTAGCCCGGTCGGCGACATCCGCATCGACGCGCCGAAGACCGTGACGGCGGACGCGCTCGCCGGGGCCGGGCCGTTCGACCTCGTCCTCCTCTCGGCCAAGGCCTACGACCTCGACTCGGTGGTCGCGGACGTGGCGCCGGCCGTCGGACCCGGCACGGCGGTGCTTCCGATCCTCAACGGCCTGCGCCATCTCGACGTGCTGGATCAGGCGTTCGGCGCCGACCGGGTGCTGGGGGGAAGCTGCGCCATCGTCGCGACGCTGACGGGTGACGGCGAGATCCGGCAGATGACCGATCTGCACACGCTCACTTACGGCGAGCGCGACGGGACGCGCTCCGAACGGATCGCACGCATCGAGGCGCAGATGGAGGGCGTGCGCTTCCAGCCGCGGGCCAGCGACAAGATCCTGCTGGAGATGTGGGAGAAGTGGGTCTTCCTCGCGACGCTCGCGGGATCGACGACCCTGATGCGCTCGGCGCTCGGCGACATCGTCGCGGCGCCCGGCGGCCGGGCCTTCATCGAGGCGCTCCACGACGAGTGCCAGGCGGTGGCCGGCGCCAACGGGAACGCCGCCCGCGAGAAGGTCTTTGCCGGCGCCCGCAAGATGCTGACGGCGGAGGGCTCGGCAATGACCGCCTCGATGCTGCGCGACATCGAGGGCGGCGCCCGCATCGAGGCCGACCACATCATCGGCGACCTGATCGCGCGCGGACGGTCAAAGGGTGTCGAGACGCCGGTGCTCGCTCGGGTGCTGACGCACCTCAAGGCCTACGAGCACCGGCGCGCCCGCGAGGCGGCCTAA
- a CDS encoding protein of unknown function, putative secreted protein (Evidence 5 : Unknown function) translates to MPSVSLSLKPLVCASLLALTLAACSTAPAAPSLDPVPPPARRPDAKTQLEYGSPPPPPPGRY, encoded by the coding sequence ATGCCGTCCGTAAGCCTGAGTTTGAAGCCCTTGGTGTGCGCGAGCCTGCTCGCGCTCACGCTCGCTGCCTGCTCCACCGCGCCGGCCGCGCCCAGCCTCGATCCGGTGCCGCCGCCCGCCCGCCGGCCCGACGCCAAGACGCAGCTCGAATACGGCAGCCCGCCCCCGCCGCCGCCCGGCCGCTACTGA
- a CDS encoding protein of unknown function (Evidence 5 : Unknown function), giving the protein MPEARPYRVGLRVQAWPQDGKFNETFPEPILTPSARLSAAIEILDDIAERRRPAADALKDWGLAHRYAGSGDRAAIASLVYDGLRRRASAAWVMGAETGRAIVIGMLRLQRGLAEPSIASLFDGARFAPPTLTEDERKRLAEGKPRRRAARGRGRYAGLRAAVADRAARRCAAARIAGARPPGAARYPRQHPETEPRRGVRGFGRPLARDDAALGTRPAHPARRGWARPGAPCRSAVSGGRVRDSGRGLADREPARRGETGRDRGRSLRGRGRQVAGARRDHRQRRPHHCHRCRSAPARPDPRAPAPLGCAGRGAHAAHRQGARRRAGRSRRHGRPGSGRCALHRHRHVAPQPGCQVAPAAGQPRWPARRAGRGARPGGPSAAPRWNPRLRHLLAPARGERRRRRRIAPAQRGDPARGDRSRARARSRREGP; this is encoded by the coding sequence GTGCCGGAAGCTCGGCCTTATCGTGTCGGGTTGCGGGTCCAAGCGTGGCCGCAAGACGGCAAGTTTAACGAAACGTTTCCGGAGCCGATCCTGACCCCCTCCGCCCGCCTCTCCGCCGCCATCGAGATCCTCGACGACATCGCCGAGCGCCGTCGTCCGGCCGCCGACGCCCTCAAGGATTGGGGGCTCGCCCACCGCTACGCCGGCTCCGGCGACCGCGCGGCCATCGCCAGCCTCGTCTACGACGGGCTGCGGCGCCGGGCCTCCGCTGCCTGGGTGATGGGCGCCGAGACCGGCCGGGCCATCGTGATCGGCATGCTGCGCCTTCAGCGCGGTCTGGCCGAGCCCAGCATCGCCTCGCTGTTTGACGGCGCGCGCTTCGCACCCCCTACCCTGACCGAGGACGAGCGCAAGCGACTGGCGGAGGGGAAGCCTCGCCGACGCGCCGCCCGAGGTCGCGGGCGATACGCCGGCCTTCGTGCTGCCGTCGCTGACCGCGCTGCTCGGCGATGCGCTGCTGCCCGAATTGCGGGCGCTCGGCCGCCGGGCGCCGCTCGATATCCGCGTCAACACCCTGAAACAGAGCCGCGAAGAGGCGTTCGCGGCTTTGGCCGACCTCTCGCCCGAGACGACGCCGCTCTCGGCACTCGGCCTGCGCATCCCGCTCGGCGAGGATGGGCGCGGCCCGGCGCTCCATGTCGATCCGCTGTTTCTGGAGGGCGGGTTCGAGATTCAGGACGAGGGCTCGCAGATCGCGAGCCTGCTCGCCGGGGCGAAACCGGGCGAGACCGTGGTCGATCTCTGCGCGGGCGGGGGCGGCAAGTCGCTGGCGCTCGCCGCGATCACCGGCAACGCCGCCCACATCATTGCCACCGATGCCGATCCGCGCCGGCTCGCCCCGATCCACGAGCGCCTGCGCCGCTCGGGTGCGCAGGTCGAGGTGCGCACGCCGCGCACCGGCAAGGCGCGCGCCGACGTGCTGGCCGATCTCGACGGCACGGTCGACCGGGTTCTGGTCGATGCGCCCTGCACCGGCACCGGCACGTGGCGCCGCAACCCGGATGCCAAGTGGCGCCTGCGGCCGGGCAGCCTCGCTGGCCGGCTCGCCGAGCAGGCCGAGGTGCTCGACCGGGCGGCCCGTCTGCTGCGCCCCGGTGGAACCCTCGTCTACGTCACCTGCTCGCTCCTGCCCGAGGAGAACGACGCCGCCGTCGACGGATTGCTCCAGCGCAGCGGGGCGATCCGGCCCGTGGCGACCGATCTCGCGCCCGTGCCCGGTCTCGACGAGAAGGTCCGTAA
- a CDS encoding putative SUN-family protein, RNA methyltransferase (fragment) (Evidence 3 : Putative function from multiple computational evidences), protein MLPSLTALLGDALLPELRALGRRAPLDIRVNTLKQSREEAFAALADLSPETTPLSALGLRIPLGEDGRGPALHVDPLFLEGGFEIQDEGSQIASLLAGAKPGETVVDLCAGGGGKSLALAAITGNAAHIIATDADPRRLAPIHERLRRSGAQVEVRTPRTGKARADVLADLDGTVDRVLVDAPCTGTGTWRRNPDAKWRLRPGSLAGRLAEQAEVLDRAARLLRPGGTLVYVTCSLLPEENDAAVDGLLQRSGAIRPVATDLAPVPGLDEKVRKTARGIQMSPALTGTDGFYVATLTRKS, encoded by the coding sequence GTGCTGCCGTCGCTGACCGCGCTGCTCGGCGATGCGCTGCTGCCCGAATTGCGGGCGCTCGGCCGCCGGGCGCCGCTCGATATCCGCGTCAACACCCTGAAACAGAGCCGCGAAGAGGCGTTCGCGGCTTTGGCCGACCTCTCGCCCGAGACGACGCCGCTCTCGGCACTCGGCCTGCGCATCCCGCTCGGCGAGGATGGGCGCGGCCCGGCGCTCCATGTCGATCCGCTGTTTCTGGAGGGCGGGTTCGAGATTCAGGACGAGGGCTCGCAGATCGCGAGCCTGCTCGCCGGGGCGAAACCGGGCGAGACCGTGGTCGATCTCTGCGCGGGCGGGGGCGGCAAGTCGCTGGCGCTCGCCGCGATCACCGGCAACGCCGCCCACATCATTGCCACCGATGCCGATCCGCGCCGGCTCGCCCCGATCCACGAGCGCCTGCGCCGCTCGGGTGCGCAGGTCGAGGTGCGCACGCCGCGCACCGGCAAGGCGCGCGCCGACGTGCTGGCCGATCTCGACGGCACGGTCGACCGGGTTCTGGTCGATGCGCCCTGCACCGGCACCGGCACGTGGCGCCGCAACCCGGATGCCAAGTGGCGCCTGCGGCCGGGCAGCCTCGCTGGCCGGCTCGCCGAGCAGGCCGAGGTGCTCGACCGGGCGGCCCGTCTGCTGCGCCCCGGTGGAACCCTCGTCTACGTCACCTGCTCGCTCCTGCCCGAGGAGAACGACGCCGCCGTCGACGGATTGCTCCAGCGCAGCGGGGCGATCCGGCCCGTGGCGACCGATCTCGCGCCCGTGCCCGGTCTCGACGAGAAGGTCCGTAAGACGGCCCGCGGCATCCAGATGAGTCCGGCGCTGACCGGCACCGACGGTTTCTATGTCGCGACACTGACACGCAAAAGCTGA
- a CDS encoding putative pectin acetylesterase precursor; putative alpha-beta hydrolase precursor (Evidence 3 : Putative function from multiple computational evidences; PubMedId : 12730169; Product type e : enzyme) produces MTLHRRALLAGTAAVLTGAEARAQESAVPPDVRLPVRPQTGEVVQPLPKSAPGSDLEIIDLWPDLPPGGGGPFRSEYRFDETLTGVITGVVRPCLLVIRPQRPNGAGIVIAAGGGYLRIDIGNEGLPVGQWLARAGITAFVLVYRLPSEEWRDGPDAPRQDAQRAMRLVRWRAEEYGLDPDRIGVLGFSAGGHLMGVTATDAEQDLYDDTDEADGLSARPSFAGLIYPIVTMRAPFDRTMSSRRVLVGDDPPDARRRAYSVEVQVNERTPPVFMVQASDDRIAVTDHPLLMYAALRAAKVPAEMHLFERGGHGFGLGVPGSPAAAWPALFMAWMRGHGLLKS; encoded by the coding sequence ATGACGTTGCACCGGCGAGCCCTGCTCGCGGGGACGGCGGCGGTGCTGACCGGGGCCGAGGCGCGGGCGCAGGAATCGGCGGTACCGCCGGACGTACGTCTTCCGGTGCGTCCGCAGACCGGTGAGGTTGTCCAGCCCCTACCGAAATCCGCGCCCGGCTCCGACCTCGAAATCATCGATCTGTGGCCGGACCTGCCGCCGGGCGGCGGCGGGCCGTTCCGCTCGGAATACCGGTTCGACGAGACCCTGACCGGCGTCATCACCGGCGTGGTGCGGCCCTGCCTTCTCGTGATCCGCCCCCAGCGCCCGAACGGAGCCGGGATCGTGATCGCGGCGGGCGGCGGCTATCTGCGCATCGACATCGGCAACGAGGGCCTGCCGGTCGGGCAATGGTTGGCCCGCGCCGGCATCACCGCCTTCGTGCTGGTCTACCGTCTGCCGAGCGAGGAGTGGCGCGACGGCCCCGACGCGCCGCGCCAGGACGCGCAACGGGCCATGCGCCTCGTGCGCTGGCGGGCGGAGGAATACGGCCTCGATCCCGACCGGATCGGCGTGCTCGGCTTCTCCGCGGGCGGCCACCTGATGGGCGTGACCGCGACCGATGCCGAGCAGGATCTCTACGACGATACCGACGAGGCGGACGGTCTGAGCGCCCGCCCCTCCTTCGCCGGGCTGATCTACCCGATCGTCACCATGCGGGCACCGTTCGACCGGACCATGTCGAGCCGCCGGGTGCTCGTCGGCGACGACCCGCCCGATGCACGGCGGCGGGCCTATTCGGTGGAGGTACAGGTCAACGAGCGCACCCCGCCGGTCTTCATGGTCCAGGCCTCCGACGACCGGATCGCGGTAACCGACCATCCACTCCTGATGTACGCGGCGCTGCGGGCGGCGAAGGTGCCCGCCGAGATGCACCTGTTCGAGCGCGGCGGCCACGGCTTCGGGCTCGGCGTGCCCGGCAGTCCCGCGGCAGCCTGGCCCGCCCTGTTCATGGCCTGGATGCGCGGCCACGGCCTGCTGAAGTCGTAG
- a CDS encoding protein of unknown function (Evidence 5 : Unknown function) — MLAKTPRHSIRARAAQLAMGIEAADVASGLSLARAKDRPAVQAMGSASEIGSWQALFALSATALALGLVARDRRLAHAGRNMLTAGLVASLVKTTIKRTVHRTRPNVFMDEGHYARGRPGTGNGPWQSFPSGHAALSIAVARSVARTYPNAAAPAYGAAAAIAAVQVVRGAHFPVDVLAGAVIGVAAEAVSHRPFTDEARRQG, encoded by the coding sequence ATGCTTGCGAAGACACCGAGACATTCGATCCGCGCCCGCGCCGCGCAATTGGCTATGGGCATCGAGGCGGCCGACGTCGCTTCCGGCCTCTCGCTCGCGCGAGCGAAGGATCGTCCGGCCGTCCAGGCCATGGGATCGGCCAGCGAAATCGGCAGTTGGCAGGCTCTGTTCGCGTTATCGGCGACGGCCCTGGCCCTCGGCCTGGTCGCCCGTGACCGCCGTCTCGCGCATGCGGGGCGCAACATGCTCACGGCGGGTCTTGTGGCGAGCCTCGTGAAGACGACGATCAAGCGGACGGTCCACCGCACCCGTCCCAACGTGTTCATGGACGAGGGGCACTACGCCCGCGGTCGGCCCGGAACCGGCAACGGCCCCTGGCAATCCTTCCCCTCGGGGCACGCCGCCTTGAGCATTGCCGTGGCGCGATCGGTGGCGCGCACCTATCCCAACGCCGCGGCCCCGGCCTACGGCGCCGCGGCCGCAATCGCGGCCGTCCAAGTCGTCCGCGGCGCGCATTTTCCCGTCGATGTCCTGGCTGGCGCCGTGATCGGTGTTGCCGCCGAAGCCGTCAGTCATCGCCCCTTCACGGATGAGGCCAGGCGACAGGGCTGA
- a CDS encoding protein of unknown function; putative exported protein (Evidence 5 : Unknown function) — protein MRAALFGIAVTIAGFGAAAPAQALPLSGAAPLTDGLFQQAQYSRRVVRGPRCRTVVTKRRGRFGRVVITRERRCF, from the coding sequence ATGAGAGCAGCCCTCTTCGGAATCGCCGTCACGATCGCAGGTTTCGGCGCCGCCGCGCCGGCCCAGGCCCTTCCCCTTTCCGGCGCCGCCCCGCTGACGGACGGACTGTTCCAGCAGGCCCAGTACAGCCGCCGCGTCGTCCGCGGCCCGCGCTGCCGGACCGTCGTCACCAAGCGCCGTGGCCGGTTCGGCCGCGTGGTCATCACGCGCGAGCGCCGCTGCTTCTGA
- a CDS encoding protein of unknown function (Evidence 5 : Unknown function), with protein sequence MTIDTSHHDKILIVDFGSQVTQLIARRVREEGVYCEIVPFTKAEAAFEAHRPKGVILSGGPESVTTDLSPRAPQKKSSNPACRSSASATASRPWRPSSAARSRAATMPSSVAPRSRSSRTRRCSGGSGTRVRNTRSG encoded by the coding sequence ATGACCATCGATACCTCTCACCACGACAAGATCCTGATCGTCGATTTCGGCTCCCAGGTGACGCAGCTCATCGCCCGCCGCGTGCGCGAGGAGGGCGTCTATTGCGAGATCGTGCCGTTCACGAAGGCCGAGGCCGCTTTTGAGGCGCACCGGCCCAAGGGCGTGATCCTGTCGGGAGGGCCAGAATCGGTCACGACGGATCTCTCGCCGCGCGCCCCGCAAAAAAAATCTTCGAATCCGGCGTGCCGGTCTTCGGCATCTGCTACGGCCAGCAGACCATGGCGGCCCAGCTCGGCGGCGAGGTCGAGGGCGGCCACCATGCCGAGTTCGGTCGCGCCGAGGTCGAGATCGTCTCGGACTCGCCGCTGTTCCGGGGGGTCTGGCACGCGGGTGAGAAATACCCGGTCTGGATGA
- a CDS encoding conserved protein of unknown function (Evidence 4 : Unknown function but conserved in other organisms) — MALETQPYDSAEHLKTPEHIAAYLDAVLEDNDPALLAHALGVIARARGMTQIAQDVGRSREQLYRTLSDKGNPQLDTLMGVLKSLGLRLSVHPVDVERSA; from the coding sequence ATGGCCCTCGAAACGCAGCCTTACGACAGCGCCGAGCACCTGAAGACGCCCGAACACATCGCGGCCTATCTCGATGCCGTGTTGGAAGATAACGATCCCGCACTGCTCGCTCACGCGCTCGGTGTCATCGCGCGCGCCCGCGGAATGACGCAGATCGCTCAGGACGTCGGCCGGTCGCGAGAACAACTCTACCGAACCCTGTCCGACAAAGGGAACCCGCAACTCGACACGCTCATGGGTGTGCTGAAGTCGTTAGGATTGCGCCTCAGCGTGCATCCGGTCGACGTAGAGCGATCGGCCTGA